One window from the genome of Nicotiana sylvestris chromosome 9, ASM39365v2, whole genome shotgun sequence encodes:
- the LOC138877837 gene encoding uncharacterized protein: MADALSILASMLHHLDQTYVDPLHIQVRDQHTYNNMVEKEVDGEPWFHDIREYIRMGLYPVQAMGDQKRTIRRLASGFFFSGGVLYKITPDLGLLRCIDARHATIVMSEEIITDNVANLNSNLMKEVGSSLLNSFEPCCFPSFSRWALDCQYLH; encoded by the exons atGGCTGATGCTTTGTCTatcttggcatcaatgttgcaccatctggACCaaacttatgtcgatcctctacatattcaagtccgagatcagcatacTTACAATAACATGGTGGAAAAAGAAGTtgatggtgaaccgtggttccatgatatcagggagtacatcagaatggggttATATCCGGTTCAAGCcatgggggatcaaaagagaacaattcgacggttggcaagtggatttttcttcagtggaggagttttgtataaaataacaccagaccttggattgttaagatgcatagatgctagacatgcTACGATTGTCATGTCCGAA gagatcatcacggataatgttgctaatcttaacagtaatttgatgaaggag GTGGGTTCCTcattgctgaactcctttgaaccttgttgcttcccttcgttctccaggtgggctcttgattgccaatacttgcactga